GCTGCCGCGGAGATCGGCGACCGTCTTCCGTACCAGCAGATGCTCGTGGTCGATGGCCTCATCGGCGGCGAGGTACGCGGAAAGTTCCGGGACGTACTGGATCAGCTCCATGCGCGCCGAGCGTAGGTATGCGGCAGACCGAATGTCAATGACTTTCCGTTCAGCCGCATACCTATTCAGCTATGGCAACTTCGCGTATGGCTACTTCGCCATCTCTTCCTTCAGCGCGAGGACGAATGCGTCGACGTCGTCCTCCGTGGTGTCGAAGGCGCACATCCAGCGCACGTCACCGGCCTTCTCGTCCCAGAAGTAGAAGCGGAAGCGCTTCTGGAGCCGCTCGCTCACCTCGTGCGGCAGCCGGGCGAAGACGGCGTTGGCCTGGACGGGGTGAAGGATCTCCACGCCGTCCACCGCACGCACGCCCTCCGCGAGGCGTTGAGCCATCGCGTTGGCGTGCCGGGCGTTGCGCAGCCAGAGGTCTCCGGCGAGCAGCGCCTCCAGCTGTACGGAGACGAAGCGCATCTTCGAGGCGAGCTGCATCGACAGCTTGCGCAGGTGCTTCATGGCGCGGACGGCGTCCGGGTTCAGGACGACCACGGCCTCGCCGAAGATCGCCCCGTTCTTCGTGCCGCCGAAGGACAGGACATCGACGCCGACGGTGTTGGTGAACGTACGCATCGGTACGTCCAGCGACGCCGCGGCGTTGGCTATCCGGGCCCCGTCCAGGTGGACCTTCATGCCGTGGCCATGGGCGTGCTCGCAGATGGCGCGGATCTCGTCGGGTGTGTAGACCGTGCCCAGCTCGGTGTTCTGGGTGATCGAGACGACCTGCGGCATGGCGCGGTGCTCGTCGTCCCAGCCGTACGCCTGCCGGTCGATGAGCTCGGGCGTGAGCTTGCCGTCCGGGGTGGGCACGGTGAGCAGCTTGAGGCCGCCCACCCGCTCCGGGGCGCCGCCCTCGTCGACGTTGATGTGGGCGGACTCGGCGCAGATCACGGCACCCCAGCGGTCGGTCATCGCCTGGAGGGAGACGACGTTGGCGCCGGTTCCGTTGAAGACCGGGAAGGCTTCGGCGGTGGGGCCGAAGTGACTGTGCATGACGCGCAGGAGGTGCTCGGTGTAGTCGTCCTCGCCGTAGGCGATCTGGTGACCGCCGTTGGCGAGGGCGATGGCCGCGAGGATCTCGGGGTGCGTGCCCGCGTAGTTGTCACTGGCGAAGCCGCGTACCTGCGGGTCGTGGTGGCGTCGCGCGTCGGTCCTTACGGTT
This sequence is a window from Streptomyces sp. NBC_01217. Protein-coding genes within it:
- a CDS encoding threonine aldolase family protein; protein product: MADPTTVRTDARRHHDPQVRGFASDNYAGTHPEILAAIALANGGHQIAYGEDDYTEHLLRVMHSHFGPTAEAFPVFNGTGANVVSLQAMTDRWGAVICAESAHINVDEGGAPERVGGLKLLTVPTPDGKLTPELIDRQAYGWDDEHRAMPQVVSITQNTELGTVYTPDEIRAICEHAHGHGMKVHLDGARIANAAASLDVPMRTFTNTVGVDVLSFGGTKNGAIFGEAVVVLNPDAVRAMKHLRKLSMQLASKMRFVSVQLEALLAGDLWLRNARHANAMAQRLAEGVRAVDGVEILHPVQANAVFARLPHEVSERLQKRFRFYFWDEKAGDVRWMCAFDTTEDDVDAFVLALKEEMAK